One part of the Rhodanobacteraceae bacterium genome encodes these proteins:
- a CDS encoding SCO family protein: MRNREGVAIPLSQFRGKPLLVNFIYTGCFKVCPTSSRALKRAVDAMRDRFGHDQFNVVSIGFNQPTDSPMALREFAAQQRIVDPNWEFLSPREDDVAALARDFGFSFIATPIGFDHTLQVSILDPAGRISTQVYGDAFAADSLGEPLKRLLAGTLVSETASIADLVDKVRILCSVYDPVTGKYRVNYAMYLEIAGGLTFILAMLAFAASELRARRAAARPRAG, encoded by the coding sequence TTGCGCAACCGCGAGGGCGTGGCCATCCCGCTGTCGCAGTTCCGCGGCAAGCCGCTGCTGGTGAACTTCATCTACACCGGTTGCTTCAAGGTCTGCCCGACCAGTTCGCGCGCCCTCAAGCGCGCGGTCGATGCGATGCGCGACCGCTTCGGCCACGACCAGTTCAACGTGGTCAGCATCGGCTTCAACCAGCCCACCGATTCACCGATGGCCCTGCGCGAGTTCGCCGCGCAGCAGCGCATTGTCGATCCGAACTGGGAGTTTCTCAGCCCGCGCGAGGATGACGTCGCTGCGCTGGCGCGCGATTTCGGCTTCAGTTTCATCGCCACGCCGATCGGCTTCGACCACACCCTGCAGGTCAGCATTCTCGACCCTGCAGGACGGATCTCGACCCAGGTGTACGGCGATGCCTTCGCCGCCGACTCGCTCGGCGAACCGCTCAAACGCCTGCTCGCCGGAACCCTGGTCAGCGAAACTGCGAGCATCGCCGACCTGGTCGACAAGGTGCGCATCCTCTGCTCGGTGTACGACCCGGTCACCGGCAAGTACCGGGTCAACTACGCGATGTATCTGGAGATCGCCGGTGGACTCACCTTCATCCTGGCGATGCTCGCCTTTGCCGCCAGCGAGTTGCGCGCGCGGCGTGCGGCCGCGCGGCCGCGCGCCGGCTGA